TCGCGCTTCCATATTGTGAAAGCTTCATTGTCCTTGCTCACAATTTTTGGCGGGAAAATTGGGCCCAAATTTTGGCGGGGGTAGGAAATAACTGAATTTTTTTACGTGGCCCCCAGCTGTAATTGATAAATCATGTACAACTACAATCTAATTGTGTAGTGGGTTCCGCGCGATATGTGAAACAATCAGAAATTCCCATAAACGATAGTGTGGTAGATTGATACCCGCAGCTTTGAATTTACgtcatttttaattaattttattttttacactgATTCGATTTATTCTGGGTACTATACTAATACTagtgttatttattttgcttCTCTCTATATTTGATTTGAGTTCAGATATTGCTGTGCTGTGCTCTCATTTGCTTACATTGTGCAGTCAGTGCCCTTCAAGATCTATACAGGACCCTGAACAACCCACCAGTACTGAAGGGATGGAGAGTGGATGGTGGGGATCCCTGTGAGGAGTCATGGACAGGAGTGTCATGTTCTGATTCATCTGTTATACACCTGTAATCCACTTAGCTAACCTATTTTTTCTACTAACAATGCCACATTTTGCCAAAAAGGCCCAAAATCTTACCCTTCTATGTTCAACTAACTTTATGCAGTAAAATTCAAGGACTAAACCTCACTGGGTGGATTGGAGACCAGCTTAATAACCTGCATCATTTGAAGCACCTGTAACTGAAACTGCCTTGTTATATTTAGCTCTTATTGAAATAGTACCTGTACtgtttatttaattctttatccTGGTTTCTTCTTTAGGGATGTCAGCTACAATAACATTCAGGGTGAAATTCCATATAGCTTACCCCCCAATGCCACAAATATGTAAGATgcccattttttaaattacgattcttatatgctttttttttttttttccttcaaagttTTTCGTGATTCTTCTACTTTTTCATGAATGCAGAAATATGGCATTCAACTATTTGAGCCAAAATATCCCCCACTCTTTACCGACCATGAAATATCTCCGACATCTGTGAGTTACTTATCCCCCCCAAGTGCCTAGTTACtgaattgcttttttttttttttggttattcaGTCAGAATCTCTTAATTCTTTTCTTGTAGAAATCTAAGCCACAATTTGTTGTCTGGACCAATTGGCAATGTCTTTACTGGCTTACAGAATCTCAGAGAGATGTATGTGTTCTTCACCTGATCTTTATATTTCCTTTTCCCTGGCGTTTGAAGTGAAAAGAAAGTAAAGTACAACATTCCATGAAATATAAACAAACTCTAGTATAACTGAACTTGGGGTTTCTGTAACTAGTTTTTCTTATGAGCAATTCTGAAACTTCTTTCATGGTACAGCCTCTTACTATCTTTTTGATGAGTTTGAATCAAACTTAATATAAATTGAGTAAAGCAGAACTAAGATAGTTGGTATTGCTTCCTGAAATCTTGTCTTAagtgttatatttatttatattgtaaCAGGATGGGCAAATGTTTTTTCTTCCCAGGTTAAACTGTCAAATTAATCTTCTTTCTTGTGGTATTTCATTTGATGAGTTCATTGCATAATTTAAGTTTAAGCATTGGGCTACCCTCTTTTTGAATTGATTATTATTCTAAACTTAAGTGCATTAAGCATGTTGTCAATTGACAGTATAATCTGATGGACATCCTTAAATTAAATGTTTTGTGTCACTCCTTTAACAGGGACCTATCATACAATAACTTTACTGGAGATCTACCAAGTTCATTTGGATCTTTGACAAATCTTACTAGATTGTGAGTCCCCACCCCTCGCTCTTGATTTCTGTTCTACCATAAGCACATTGTCTTTCTTGAGTTATTTGTCATTTTGGTTTCCATAATTATGCAGGTTCTTGCACAATAACAACTTCACCGGATCAGTCACCTACCTGGCTGAGCTTCCACTAACTGACTTGTAGGTTTCTCAATAGCTGTTCTTTTGCTGCACTTTGCAACTTATATACATCCTGATTGCTTGCTTGAACATCTCTTTCGCCAGGAACATTCAAGATAATTCTTTCAGTGGCATTATACCAAAGCATTTTCAGACAATACCAAATTTATGGTAAGTGATCTAATTTTCAATGGGGGTTACCTTTCAATCGCCTGCATAAAGTATGAAATCAAAATTAtcaattcattaatttttcattttccctCTTATTAGGATTGGGGGAAACAGGTTCCACGTAGGGGACAACTCTCCACCCTGGGATTTTCCCCTGGAAACTGTGCCAATTGAGCAAAATATTAGTACCCCTCCTACAACTCAGTCAAGTGCTGTTGAGAACTATCCCCCTCACAAAGAAAGTGGACACAAGAAGAAAAAGCTGGGTCCTGGAGGAATAGCTTTTATGGTTGGTGGAGGAACTCTGGTGGCAACATGTGCAGCCCTTGCCATTGCAATCAGCATTAACCGATCCCGTGCACAGAAGCATAAGATGTTGGAAAACAGCAATAGATCCCTGTGCTCTCTTCCTGTCAGTACTACAGCCAGAGGTACTCTTATATACAAGTTTTAAAGATTGGTGCATTGATGAAATGCATcactgattttcataatttgaCAAGAGGTTCCTACATATATGACTCAAATATAAGATTGATGTTTGCATAGAATTATCTTCTTTAGTATTAAAATTGAATCTTAACTTACTGTCATAAAATTGTACTCTCCTCCTTGATTATGCAAAGAGGATGCCAAAATTTTCTTGCAAGTGAAAGTTCAATGGCCGTACTGGTATATTTCCACTGCAAGTTGCATTCCAAGAAATGCTACTCTTCTCTTTCTGCATGTGAATGAGTAGACAATATTCTCTGTATTTTcttgtcaattttctttttccttaagaTTTTATAGCATTTGCGCTTTGAAAAGAATATTTGTTGAACCCAAGTTTAAACCATATTGTTATAGCCTCCAATTAATATGAATGGAGTTCTTGTTTCATATGTTTATCTACTCAGCATTAAATTTTTATCCATCTTTCATCTGCATAAACTTTCTTAGAAATGGAGTGTGTCCTTGAAACCAAAATTTCAAGTGCTTACAATGTCACTTTTGGCAGAAGGCTTATTTGAGACTAATGGCACAAAGATAGGGGATGTTTGGTTTGTATTTTCAAACaaccattttcagtttttaaacaagaTTACAAGtatttctacacactttttcactcacacgtattttcacaaatattttcaaacaacaattttcagtttttaaacacatgtaccaaacgggccctttAGTTTGGATGGATTTCAATTCATTTCTTTACAGCAGAGCTTCTTCTTGGGATATCAAGCCTGCTTGTCTCATAGATTACTTTGTTAGTGATTTTTTCCCTGTATGTTTTTTGTACTTGATAACAGACTATTCTACTGCACCAGAAGAGAGCCCTACAATTTTGACCTTGAGAACTCCGCCCATTCGTAGTCCAAGGCGGATTCCTCCTATTAACCACACCAGAATCGAGAAAACATCTAGAAGAAAAAGTTTCTCTAAGAAATGCGGAATCCCAGCACGAACTAAGATTTACACTGTGGCAGAGCTTCAATTAGCTACAAACAGCTTTAGTGAAGAGAACCTTCTTGGAGAGGGATCTCTTGGTTCTGTTTACAAAGCTGAGTTTTATGATGGCCAAGTACAGCTTACACTTATCATATATTTTCTCATCTTACTATAACGTTCAAACTTAATACAAGTAGGAgattatttgattgatttttttttttttttttgtgttcagATTTTGGCTGTGAAGAACATCAATACGGTGGCACTTTCTTTCAATGAAGAAGAACAATTTATGGATGTGATTTGGACTGCTTCCCGTTTGAGGCACCCAAATATTGTAACGCTTATTGGCTATTGTACAGAACATGGACAGCATCTTCTTGTGTACGAGTATGTTAGAAACTTATCTCTTGATGATGCTCTGCACTGTGAAGCATACAAGCCTCTGTCATGGTGTCTCCGTCTCCACATTGCTCTAGGTGTTGCTCGGGCTTTGGAGTAAGTGTCCTATATTGTCCCCCCAATACATTCATATCTTCCAGTGCTATTCCACAATTATAGAATGGATATTTGGATGTAAAAGACCATTAGGGTAATTGATAAAATCATTTAGTGAAAGCATCCTTTTATACCAATGCTTTTCTAAGTATGAATTTGGTTCAAAATTGTATATACCTAAAGAATTTTGCTAGGTAAAACAGCGTAGATAACCCCTAAAAAATTACACCTTTCATGTGAGGAAAAAGGAGCAATCCTAATAATAAGTTTTTCTTCTCCAAATGTTGattatcttcattttttaaatgatgcttTCAGCTATTTGCACTCCACATTCTCGCCTCCTGTTGCTCATAGCAACTTGAAGGCTGCCAACATCTTACTTGATGAAGAACTGACACCTCGTGTCTGTGATTGTGGACTAGCTGTTTTGAGGCCACTAACAAGCAATAAAGTTAAAATTAAGGTAAGTGTCACCATGAATTAGTTTcattttccaaattaaaattattgctAAATGTTCTTTGGCCAAATTTTCCTAACATTCgtaacatttttctttcataataAAAAGAGTTGTTTATATGCTAAAATATTTAGGCCACTAATATAACAAAGTCATAAGTCACCCCATTATTGATAATGGCTTATCACTTCTTCAGAAATTTATCAGAAAGCATATGCACACAAGCACATGCACTAGGTTATAAGTTTGTTTCCACAAGTTCCTAAGAGTAGGCCGCTTAAACTTAATTAAAAGCTGAGGCAAAGAGGGCctaaaaaacaacaataacaacaaagccttagtcccaaatttttCGGGGTTGACTATAGATCCTCAACAAAGAGAGCTTAAACatagttttgaaaaataaaattcattaaggAACTTTGCTAGATATAAAGATGGCCAAGGAATACACTTATACATTATAATTGCTTGTTGCAACCAGGCTTCTGAAATTGCTATTGGTGACACTGGCTACATTGCACATGAACATGTCCAACCAGGAATTGATAACACAAAGAGTGACATCTATGCCTTTGGGGTGTTGCTTTTGGAGTTATTAACGGGAAGGAAACCAGTTGATGAGTATGCTTCAtgctcattttctttatttcctaACAAATTCTTGTTGTGTTTCTTCATTATGTCTGTTCTCCTCTTTTAACACAGTTCAAGATCAAGGGAGGAGCAATCTCTGGTGAAATGGGCTTCATCACAGCTTCATGACAGTGAGAGTTTGGAACACATGATTGATCCAGGCATCAAACGAACAATACCCCCCAAGGCTCTCTCCCGTTATGCTGACATTGTATCCCTCTGTGTACAGGTATTAGCCCTTATCTTATACATCAAGGATTAATTAGTTGTATTGGGAAGCTACAAGAAAATTGATTCAAACGATCTAGTTAGACATCTTGCTAAAATGAAGtcgaaaatataatttttagcttcatgattttattttgcaaaatagttttattttattgtttaaacttCCAAGCAGTGCCTTTTTTAATTCACCAAAATGCTCTTGAGACAttgaaattagaaattttttattcaagtcTAGTTTCATATTaaacttcttttaaatttgattataaaGCTTGATACAAATCATTTGTTGCTTGTGAACACACATAACatctacacacacacaaatataggTATATAAATTGCATTGTCGTGATCATGTTACCCAACTTTTGTGTGTTTGTGCATGTGACTGGGACTGGGACAGCCTGTGAAGGAATTCCGACCTCCAATGTCTGAAATTGCGGAATCACTTACGTCTCTGTTAGAAAAGCTCAGCAAGGCAAAAAGTGGCACAGCAGACGGTAATGAAGAGGAGGAAAGGTCTTTCATCTCAAGCAATACCCGCTTCATGGGTTCACCTACATTGAGCTACTCATCCCCTTGACCACTGATTACCAGTTCAGAGACTGAATTTACTGTAATATGCTTCATGCCATTGCCATAGTTGCTTTACAGTAACTTGATTGCTTGgaatgttttgtaattttagttCATTGCTCCTCAAAACAAAATCCCATAGTTAGCATCAATGATCTAATATTCATTTGTACAGTTTTCATATCATGCAATGGCAGTTTAAAGCATAAGGATTCACTCTTTAATTCCATTAGATTCTACTGATTCTTGAAATGAGCGATAACATTTTCTTCCCTGCTTCCTCAACCGTCATTCCCATCCTGCCAAGCTGAGGCCACCGGCACGTTTTACCTAACCTCACTGGAAAATCAATACAAGTAGCTAAACAACTTGTTATACAATACAAAATTACCTCCTGCAGAATGGTTAGGTAAGATTACGGCAGCTTGGCACCTATAGCATCCACTGGTAATGTGTCAAAAAGGGAAGTTTTCTATATGAGTAGATGTATTCCTTTAGAAAATAATTCTTCAGCTGATTAACTTGTTGCAGCACAGTTAGACTTTGGATTTTGTGAACTCTCTTCTAATGTATCAAGCAGaagaattattttgttcaaaggATCAGAAATACTTTGTTGTTGAGGGAGacaacttttcaaaaaattgtgtCCGCTCGGCGGACTCCTCTGTAATCATATCAATATGTTTACAAAGACGGTCACTGGGGAGCAACTAGATTTAAGCACCTTTGGATACATTTAGCGTCTATTGATACATTTCGAGGTAGCTTagtatgattttatttttttatttttttttttgggtaaggctCTAATTTAGTTTTTGCACTTTAGACATTTGTAGTGGGGTTGGCAATTTTTCCCCGCCTCGCTTGACTTGCCCCTCCCCGCTTCGCCCcgtgtgagttttttttttatctcgtTAAGGTTGTGGGACGGAGAGGGGGCAAGATTTTAGCGACGGAAtggggatgggtttagactttttaaacCCATTCTACCCCATCCTGCTTTGGTAAGAGttacaattgtaaatttttcattacctaaaactctattatttaaacaaatatatcaatattagattttattttacccAATGTGACTCTCCGCCTCTATTTTGttgtgttatactatgagatttttatttttgttgtgatattgtaTTGCTAAacatttgaataatattatttagtttttgctaaaaattatttagatttgATGGAATAAAtctagttgtaatttcaagtatattttcattaatgaaacatgttttattaaaaaaaatgtaataattgtGGGGCAAATTAATAAGAAGTAGAGTTTTATGAGGTGAGGTGGGACCCCAAGGGGTGGGGATGGGGAATGGGGTAAGAAAATTTTCTCCATAATTCGGGGTGGGGCGGGGGCAGTGGCGAGGATCCCATCCTTCCACCCCGCCTCATTGTCatccttaattttttattttttattatcatcttAACCATCTTTTCAGAtctttgaggttttttttttttttttttgtctttagcAAACCCATTTTTGGAAactcatttttgaaaaaaaaaaatcactcttgAACTCCAATGGCATTTCCTCATGAATCtcattttttactctttttttttttttttttttttttgcaataggaTGGTTTAACTCAAGTTTGATCGAGTCAATTCAGTCAAACTTGAGTTGACACTCTCActtaaaggagagagagaaagagaggggagGCCGAAACTTTGGTGGTCTTCCTCctcctttatcttttttctttcttttctctcttctcctccTCCATTGTCTTTTGATTTTTACCATCATCTTTAAAATCTCTTCaaatctttgagtttttttgttgtctttggCAAACTCTTTTTTGGAAactcatttttgaaaaattttactctTGAACTTCAATGGCATATCCTCCTAAAATTCATTcttgacttcttcttcttctttttgcaatTGGACAAGTTAGCTCAAGTTTGACCAAGTCAACTTAGTCAAACTTGGGTTGACTCACTTActgtgaaagagagagagagaaaggggagGCCAAAAATTGGGCCTCCCTccccttttctctcttctccttctctATTGTCACTATTCACAAGCTCTGTCTTTTTTATGTTCTCTTTCTTCACATCATTCTTTGCTTAGATAATCACTTTTCTTGACTTCTACACTTGATATCGACTATCATCTTAAAAATCTCTTcaaatctttgtgttttttgtctttGGCAAACCCATTTTTAGAAACTCATTTTGGAAAAGTTGCACTCTTGAACTTCAATGACATTTCCTCCTGAAACTCATTTtttacattacttttttttacaattggGTGTGTTAACTCAAGTTTGACCAAGTCAACTCAGTCAAACTTAATTTAACTCACTCActtaaaggagagagagagagagagagagagagaaacttttGCCTCCTTCCTCCtcctttgtctttttcttttcttttctctcttctcctccTCCACTGTCACTATTcacaagctctctctctctctctctctctctctctctctcatcatttTATCTTTCTTCAAACCATTCATTGCTTAGAAAATCActttattttacttataaacTTGATTTTTACCATCATCTTGAAAATCTCTTCAAAtctttgaggtttttttttttttttgtctttggcaaaccaatttttgaaaacttattttagaaaaatttcacTCTTGAACTTCAATGACATTTGCTCGTGAAACTCTTTTgttactttacttttttttgcaaTCGTATCTCAAGTTTGACTGAGTTAACTCAGTCAACCTTGAGTTGACTCACTCACTtaaagtggagagagagaggggaggCTGAAACTTTGGCCTCCCTCCTcctcttttatattttgtttttctttttgctcttctcctcctccattgtcactattctctctctctctctctctctctctctctctctctctctcttgcattttctctttcttcacatcATTTCTTGCTAAGAAAATCATTTCTCTTGACTTCTAAACTTGATTTTTACCATCATCTTGAAAATCTCTTCAAATCTTtgaggttgttttttttttttttttcttccttttttaatGTCTTCGATCTTAGAGGTCTCGACGATTGTGGTATTCGTTGGCTCAAAGCCGCTGTAACCACTCCTTCATGGTCTCAAATCACCACCCCTACCCCCAGACTATCAAGTTTGAGTAAATATCACCCCATCCACATTTACCTTCTAGCTTGGTGCCACCATCGACTCACCGGTAACTTTCAAGACTACTCCAAACCCTTATACTTTATtggttaaaatgcaaaactgaccttctaaatttcttcagatttcatttcagtcctctaattttgcTTTCATTCATTTCGGTCctctaaattttagatttattcaattaaggccttttcgttaacttttgttaaaaatttttgaaaaaataaatctggaaattatttttcaatcattaattgaattttttcaattaaaaaaatttgaagaaaaatttataaaattaaaaaattaaccacaatatataacaaaagttgatggaaaagtcttaattgaataaacttgaaagttagagaactgaaatgaacaaaagcaaagttagaagaccgaaatgaaatctgaaaaaacttagagagtcagttttgcattttaccttACTTTATTTCACAACATGGTATTAAAGCCATGGTACCTCAACAATAGCATTGCACGGtgtccataaaataaataaataaaattggaacCATTAATGGACTTTGTGACCAAAGCAAAATTCCAGAtgcataagaaaataaaatgtattttaccttaaaaattaaaatgacatGTTTGTTCAATTTACATAAATAGCTAAGTTGAAATTAATTACTGATAATTTTCTATATCCTTTAAAAAAGAACaggaaaaaaagttaaaataaagaCTCCGGCTCAAAAGAATGCCATTTGATCCTGCAACCCACTACCTCACAGAATATTTCATTGTTGCCAAAAGCAACTCAAGTGTTTAAGCCCCGAGGCCACTCGTCAACAGGGTATTGATCTCGCCAATGATATTAACAGGTCTTCCATCGAACATGGACGAAAGTGTACTCTCACAAAGCTTCTTCAACTCCCTGGTTTTTGAAAGAGCTGCTTCCTGAAATGGAAATAGATATACTCACTATTTTGTATTTGATAAATCAGTCACCAGtgacaaagggaagaaaaataGTGGATTTTAATTGAACCACATataattgtgtatttttttcatCTGAGTGAACTCAAACAAGAACTAATAAAAGTTATAATAAAGTTGATTTCAGAAGGGGGTTAATAAAGGCAAGAAACATGGTGCAACTGCATAATGAGTGTAAGTGACAACTATATTGCGAGTAATCTAAAAGGAAATGAATAATGAGAGCATGATTATATATGCCACTTAGCTACAAAGAAAATAGTCTAATGCACATCTATATGTAATTTCTAAAATCTTCCATGCATTACATGTGAAAACTGTTGTGGACTTGCGAAGAGAAACATGTAGGAGAAAATTAACTGAGATCTTCATTTTAAAAAGCTTTGCATGGAAACCAGGTTCTCtcccattagttttttttttttttttggacaagtgACCAGTTTCTCtcattagagcatccacagcagatGTGGGATATGTGCcaaatgctaaatatttggCACATATCCCACACCAAACACCATTTGACCCCATTTATCAGATGTTCTAAATGCCATATTTTTTGCAACATGCTACAGTAGAGTCACAAATTTGCCACGGTACGGTAAGCTGTGGCATATggatttattaattttttcttcctctttctctctcatatcTCTTTCATCTTCTCCTTCCGCTATTCAGTATTCACCGCCTCCATCTCCACTCTCCCAtactctttcttcttccctcttcccTCTTCCCTTTTACTCTATTCTCTTCACATTCATGAATATGAGCCACCACCGATTTCCTCTCTACCATCACTGATCTATAAAATCTCCTtcactggttttttttttcgctCTCTCCTCTCTGTTCTATCTCAGAATCGCCTATTGGCGTGGGTCTGGTTGTGGATTTGTGATTTCCGATTGTGATCAGCGTGGGCGTAGGTCTCTGGGTTGTGGGTTTATGACTTCGGATTGTGATCAGCGTGGGTCTCTggttgtaggtttttttttttttttcgttcacGTTTTTTGACggtggtgggtgggttgagtTTCAGTGGTGGTGGGTCTCtggttgtgggtttttttttttttttttcacgttttttgaCGGTGGTAGGTGGATTGAGTTTCAGTGGTGGTGGGTCTCTGGGCGTGGGTCTCtggttgtgggttttttttttttccgttcaTGTTTTTTGACggtggtgggtgggttgagtTTCATGGGTTGTGGGTTATGGCAGTTCGGATGGGCAGATCGGTGGTGGgtgggttgtttttgtttttgtttttttgttttggtggtTGTGATTTGACGGTGATTCGGCGGCGGTTGTGGGTTGATTATggtggttgtgtgtgtgtgtgtgtgttttttttttttttttcctggtgaTTGTGGCCGCAACAATTTTTCTGTATGTTGttgtaattgttgttgttggtgttggtgttggtgttgttgatgatgaagatgatgaatttaatatattatttgaatatgttgaaaatattattttaatacataGAATTGAAGAATAGATCATCTGATAAATGGgatgttgtaaaatgatatggtaaaataataaagtaaggTTTTGGTGTtgcaaaatgacattttttttgcaacatctgTTACGGATGCTCTTAGTAAAGATGAATTTCTAGAAAACTTAAACATTCAAATATGGGGTCTACCAAAATGGTTACCGGTTAATGTGCGTTGGGACTTGTGTGGGAGTGGACATGCACGCACACAGATAAAAAGGTCCTCAAAAGGCCAAGAGTTGGATAAACACTACTGcatcattttagaaaattttgggtGGTTAACATCTTCAAGTAGAAAAATGATTTCACAAAAGTAGATTATGaattaccaaaaatataaaacatatttttatatgtcaagagccttgtaactcaactTGCACCTCGTGGTGTTTCCAACGTAGATGTCCAAGATTCAATTTCCCTTTCCCCTATTGTAATTATTCTAA
This genomic stretch from Castanea sativa cultivar Marrone di Chiusa Pesio chromosome 9, ASM4071231v1 harbors:
- the LOC142611325 gene encoding protein STRUBBELIG-RECEPTOR FAMILY 2 produces the protein MAKKYLCLCLVVVVFSATLASQAKAFTNPLEVSALQDLYRTLNNPPVLKGWRVDGGDPCEESWTGVSCSDSSVIHLKIQGLNLTGWIGDQLNNLHHLKHLDVSYNNIQGEIPYSLPPNATNINMAFNYLSQNIPHSLPTMKYLRHLNLSHNLLSGPIGNVFTGLQNLREMDLSYNNFTGDLPSSFGSLTNLTRLFLHNNNFTGSVTYLAELPLTDLNIQDNSFSGIIPKHFQTIPNLWIGGNRFHVGDNSPPWDFPLETVPIEQNISTPPTTQSSAVENYPPHKESGHKKKKLGPGGIAFMVGGGTLVATCAALAIAISINRSRAQKHKMLENSNRSLCSLPVSTTARDYSTAPEESPTILTLRTPPIRSPRRIPPINHTRIEKTSRRKSFSKKCGIPARTKIYTVAELQLATNSFSEENLLGEGSLGSVYKAEFYDGQILAVKNINTVALSFNEEEQFMDVIWTASRLRHPNIVTLIGYCTEHGQHLLVYEYVRNLSLDDALHCEAYKPLSWCLRLHIALGVARALDYLHSTFSPPVAHSNLKAANILLDEELTPRVCDCGLAVLRPLTSNKVKIKASEIAIGDTGYIAHEHVQPGIDNTKSDIYAFGVLLLELLTGRKPVDDSRSREEQSLVKWASSQLHDSESLEHMIDPGIKRTIPPKALSRYADIVSLCVQPVKEFRPPMSEIAESLTSLLEKLSKAKSGTADGNEEEERSFISSNTRFMGSPTLSYSSP